The DNA window CCAGCTTTTCTCTCAGTGATTCCATCTCCTTCAGTGCCTCGCCTAGTTTTGTCTCCATTTCGTTCCGGCTTTTAATAGCAGATGCTAAGCTTTTCTCTGCGGCTTCTTTGTTTGCGAGAGATGCCGCCAGTTGTCCCTCTAGAATTCCATTTTTCCTTATCAGAGCCGCCATTTTACTTTCATAGTAATGGTACAAAGCTGAAGTAGACAGAGATCCAAATTTATTGCTATCAAGAAACGAAGCATCATCGCCTTCTAGTCTGATGTTTTCAAATCCTTGGTTTTGCTGATTTAAAATTTCAGATAGCAATAACTGTTTTTCCTCCACATTCATCTTCGCTCCATGATTACCATAATCAACTTCATTTCTTCTCTGATCTGCTACCTGAAATGTATGACAAATTAAACTACTATCGTGTTTCATCTACCCCCGCCCCACTTTTATCAGACATATTTTGGAATAATAAATACTAATGATATTTAGATGTGTTTTACCTGAGGGAAAGAACCTTGATCAGAGTTCTTGTCAATCTTGACATCTGTATTGTATTCTTTGTCGAGCTCGAATTGCTTGGGAAGGGAAGAGAGATTGGTAGGTGGGAAATTAGAATCTTGAACCAGGGACTCTGACAAGGATTTCCTACCAGAGAGGTATCATCAGTTTGAGGGGCCAATCTATCTATTGGATGATGAATAATTTTCCAATATAGATGCTAGACCTTTACTCAGACTTGATCGTCTTCCCTGCGCCAATTCATTCTTTTCCATTATCAGCACTTCCACCTGttaaattaagaagaaaaaaggtTATTAGGTTCAACAAAATTGAAATCAAACACTAACTTCCTAATACTTTTTGACAGACCTGATTTGTTGGATCTTTTCTGGACCCTCCAAATGCAACAAGAAAGTCCTTTTCCTTGTGCTGCACATATACCAGACTGAAACCCTGCTATACAAAGTTCTTATAAGCACAATGTTAAATTATCAATCGCAAAACGAGGATTTCAATATAACAGAGAAAAGATAACTAAACATGGCATGGGAACAATAAATGTAACCCACCCTGCTGGTAATGATTGAAGATGGAGGTGCTGTAAATGCCACAGACCATTCACTTTTAACGATATCAAATATCAAAGTCTCTCCATCTCCTGCAAAATGTAGAGAATAACAAATTATCTAAAATGTGTTATGATTTAGTTTGGTATTATGAAGAACGACTACCTGTTCCAGAATTATACATACGTTTTTTCTTGCTTCCACCCCCTGTAATATACCATTTAGTACCACAGAGAACTCCACAACAACCAGCTCTAGGTGATGGATGGAAACCTTGAATCTTCACTCTTGACCATGCCATCTGAAGAAGCATTCATTTTCATCAAATTATATAGTGGATGAGATTTAATCTGCACTAGCAGAAATGAATCAATTCCATTTGAGACTTTGACATTCGACTCACTGTTTCAAAGTTGAGTGAATATAAGTCATTTAAGGTTCTGGATTTTGATGATCCTccaaatatgtataaaattttgtCATCATGAAGAGAAGCTACATGGTTGAATCTTGGACAAGGAGCGGCTCCGCTGCAAGTAACATTTATGCAAAGTGATTATGACTATATAATCACATTTAAGTCCAAGAGTAGCCTGAAACACACATACGTGTAGTGAAGAGGAAGCCATGTCAAGGACTTGAGATCAAACATATGTAGATCATTCAGTTTCCTTCTTTTTGCATCTTCGCCGCCAAACAATATTAAAACACTGTTTGCCATAACAACACTATGACCACTTCGAGCAACCTACAAAGAATAAAATCTTTATCAGTACTGCCTAGTGTTATTTCTGTGAAGATATTTATTCAGTTATGAATCATGATATGCACAGGGTATTTGCATAATTATTAGTAGAAATTGGTACCGGTATGTCTCCCTTTGCCTCCATTAGTGACCAGCACTCAATCTCTGTATCAAATGCCCATACTACAAacatcaaaaatataattagatcaATAACACAACATGAACAGATCAATTGGATGTAAAGGGCACAAAGCTGAACCTGAAATCTTGTCACTTTCTGGATCTGTCTTCCCTCCAATTAGAAGTACCTTTTTTCCCCAAGAAACCTGCCCAAATTATCATCAACTATGAGAGAATTGATGCAGCAAGAAAATTTTAATGATATATCCATTCAATGCAGAACACTTAGTGAGAATATGCTGCTAACAGGGCGTATTTACCAAACAATGACCCTTGCATGCTGGAATCTTCAGCGGCAGACTGCTTGGCGACAAGTAAAGCTTCGACGATGCTGTGGTCCACGAAAATGTGTCGAAATTCAGCACCTGATAATAGAGATAAATAGCAATAAAAAACAGTTATATGAAgaaaccaacaaacaacccaTTAACTAGCCAATGTTGATCAACAATCTCCAAGACTCACACCTGCACATCATCTAAGAATCCATTTCCAGATTCGCCACCAACCACTATCATCTTGTTCCCAACCACAGCTGCTGCATGCTATTCacaatgaataataatacctCAATTCAATTAGTACCTAACAACAAAAAttccacaaaatacactaagaagaagaagaagaagaatacaaACATTGGATCTAGGAGTTGGTTTATCCCCTGCAATTGACAAGACCATCCAATTATCTGAGGTGGTTGACTGTGGTTGAGATGAAGTGTGGCAATAATTCTCATCAGAATGACCACTtgttccttcttctccttcaccTTCACCTTCACCCTGAAATGAATAAAAGCAAACAAGCTTAAGACTTTATATATTGCTACCATTTCTTACATAAGAAAAAGTAAAAGGAAAATTACTACATTGGTGGTTCCATTTCGTTTGGGGTTCCTGACGGGACTCCTAATTCCCTGAGTTGAGTCAGAAAGCTGCACCTTCAATCTACATTACAGTACACGTTCAAGTTCAACACATTAATTAATTGAAGCAAACTTCAAAAGAatcaaagagaaaagaaagaggggTTTTACCGGGCAAGTTTGGTACGGCGACGAGAGAAACCGAACATTTCGAAAAAGGATTTGTTTCTTCTGATGAGGCAAGTGGCAACCAGcaagtgaagaaggaaaacaaagagaaaatgaTTGCTGGTTGTTAAGGGTTATGGTTATGGTTATGGTGGATGAACAACattgtttaatttaataaatgagtaTTAATTGATAAAGCAAGTAGCACGATGAGACAAAAACTCATAGCAGTGAGGTCACTATTTTCTTCCGCACAATATGGATTCACTTCACTTCACTTCCTAATCAATAATTGTATATTAATCATGTGGGACACAAAAACAAATGCACCAGTAAACAATAAAcgaatttttgtgtatttttttgaaagattatcTAAtgagtaataaaaaataaatgataaaatattttttttttcatttaaaacgATATTACTTTTTGTGAAAAACTGAGGTTTTTTAATACTTAAATGAATAAATTGCTCGTCTTTGTCACTATCAACTTTTCTCCAGGTTTGTAAGTATTGTATTCTGCTGAGTCATTGTCATGGGCATGGTTGCTATTTGCTTGCTCTATAATTGGAGCTGTCCTTTCCTCTCATCATTCAATTTTAGGGCTAATAAATTGGATATATTTCCATATTAGTTTGCACTGCATTGCAAAAAAAATCGAAATTGGTTATTAAAGCGATCAAATTAAGAGTTTAAATGTTTAAGTGAGATTTAATCAgaattaaaatgaatataatatatattaaaaaatatttttttatactttattattataaattaaataatcacTAGAAAATTATACCAATACGATCGATTAATCAATTTATTGTcaattaattcttttatttaaatcggTCAATTTTATCCAATTCTCATGACTATGatcttaatatattttttctttttctattttatggaATAGATTAAAGATTAGTTTatagacaataaaaaaaatttgtctatTAAAAATCTTTGATCTATTTAAATACTTTACTAACCAATAATTTACTGcatataaatagaaattaagATGCATAACTTTTTATTGTAGTAATATATACAAAAGTACTTAAAGAGTACTTTATGTATACTTAATtatagaaatattatatatatattattatacggttaattttttctctttttagtttctcttcttttcCATGACATAAAATCCGTCTCAATAATTGCATCAACAATCAAGCAGTGCCTACAGTTTCATTCTTTTCTTGATTCTTTAGCAACATAATTTAGAAAAGTTTAATGGTGGGAACTCCCAAATTAACAACCTTATTGAAAAAGTGTTCAACTCTGAAACAAGCAAAAGAGATCCATGCTCACATACTGATCAATGGACTTTTCCATCTTGAACAACTCCTCATCCATCACATTCTTCTCTGGAATGTAACCAACTACAAAACTCTGGCACGCTATGTCCACGTTGTTCTTCACCGTATGCGCAACCCTGATTCCTTCTCATGGGGATGTATGATTCGCTTCTTCTCCCAAAACGGTCCATTCATGGAAGCAATTTCTCTCTATGTTCAAATGCAGAGGATTGGCTTGTGTCCAACTTCACATGCTATGTCCTCTGCGCTTAAGTCATGTGCTAAGGTTCAGGATGGGTTTCATGGTGTATCAATTCATGGACAGGTTCATGTTCTTGGGTTTAATGCTTGTGTTTATGTGCAGACAGCCCTTCTTGACTTGTACTCGAAAATCGGTGATGTGGGGACTGCACGCAaactgtttgatgaaatgtctgACAGAAATGTGGTTTCTTGGAACTCTATGCTGTCTGGGTATCTGAAAGCTGGTAACTTAGGCAAGGCTCAGGAATTTTTTGAAGAGATTCCTAAGAAAGATGTTATATCTTGGAATTCGATGGTCTCAGGATATGCCAAATCCGGAGATATGGATTCGGCCTATTCTTTGTTTCAACAAATGCCAGAGAGAAACTTGGCCTCCTGGAACACAATGATCGGTGGTTTTGTTGTCTGTGGAAGCATAGTGTCAGCAAGAGAATTTTTCAATGCAATGCCGATGCGAAACAATGTGTCTTGGATAACAATGATTGCTGGTTATTCAAAGAGTGGGGATGTTGAGTCTGCTCGAAAGCTCTTTGATAAGATGAATAAAAAGGATTTGCTTTTGTATAATGCTATGATAGCCTGTTATGCTCAAAACAGTAGACCCAAGGAGGCCCTTGAACTTTTCAGTGAGATGATTAAACCAGAAATCTATGTGAATCCAGATAAGATGACTTTGGCCAGTGCCATATCAGCATGTTCACAATTGGCAGATCTAGAATATTGGTGTTGGATTGAGTTACACATGAGTGACTTTGGAATTGTATTGGATGATCACTTGATTACTGCTCTAATTGACTTGTATGCGAAGTGTGGAAGCATCGACCGGGCATATGAGCTATTTCATGGTCTGAAACAGAGGGATTTGGTTGCATACTCTGCAATGATCTACGGATGTGGAATCAATGGAAGGTCATCTGATGCAATCAAGTTATATGAACAGATGCTTGAGGACTGTATTCGGCCGAATTTAGCGATTTACACTGGACTCCTTACCGCTTATAATCATGCCGGTTTGGTCGAAGAAGGTTACCAGTGCTTTAACTCCATGAAGGAAAATGGAGTTGTGCCTTCACTTGATCATTATGGAATCATGGTTGATCTATTAGGGAGAGCAGGATGGTTAAATGAAGCTTATAATCTTATAACAAACATGTCAATGCAACCAAATGCTAGTGTTTGGGGAGCTCTTCTTCTTGCATGCAGAGTACATAACAATGTGGAGCTTGGGGAAATAGCTGTTCAGCACTGCATTAAGCTGGAAAGTGATGTAGCTGGTTATTGTTCTCTCCTTTCTAGCATATATGCTGCTGTTGGAAAATGGGATGATGCCAAGAAGTTTAGAATGAGTGAGGAAGGAAAGATCACCAAGGTACCTGGTTGTAGTTGGAAAATCTAATTTTACTTACATAATTAGCTGTTTCTGTTTTTTACAtgccat is part of the Arachis duranensis cultivar V14167 chromosome 1, aradu.V14167.gnm2.J7QH, whole genome shotgun sequence genome and encodes:
- the LOC107464406 gene encoding pentatricopeptide repeat-containing protein At4g22760 isoform X1, producing MVGTPKLTTLLKKCSTLKQAKEIHAHILINGLFHLEQLLIHHILLWNVTNYKTLARYVHVVLHRMRNPDSFSWGCMIRFFSQNGPFMEAISLYVQMQRIGLCPTSHAMSSALKSCAKVQDGFHGVSIHGQVHVLGFNACVYVQTALLDLYSKIGDVGTARKLFDEMSDRNVVSWNSMLSGYLKAGNLGKAQEFFEEIPKKDVISWNSMVSGYAKSGDMDSAYSLFQQMPERNLASWNTMIGGFVVCGSIVSAREFFNAMPMRNNVSWITMIAGYSKSGDVESARKLFDKMNKKDLLLYNAMIACYAQNSRPKEALELFSEMIKPEIYVNPDKMTLASAISACSQLADLEYWCWIELHMSDFGIVLDDHLITALIDLYAKCGSIDRAYELFHGLKQRDLVAYSAMIYGCGINGRSSDAIKLYEQMLEDCIRPNLAIYTGLLTAYNHAGLVEEGYQCFNSMKENGVVPSLDHYGIMVDLLGRAGWLNEAYNLITNMSMQPNASVWGALLLACRVHNNVELGEIAVQHCIKLESDVAGYCSLLSSIYAAVGKWDDAKKFRMSEEGKITKVPGCSWKI
- the LOC107464500 gene encoding acyl-CoA-binding domain-containing protein 6, whose product is MFGFSRRRTKLARLKVQLSDSTQGIRSPVRNPKRNGTTNGEGEGEGEEGTSGHSDENYCHTSSQPQSTTSDNWMVLSIAGDKPTPRSNHAAAVVGNKMIVVGGESGNGFLDDVQVLNFDTFSWTTASSKLYLSPSSLPLKIPACKGHCLVSWGKKVLLIGGKTDPESDKISVWAFDTEIECWSLMEAKGDIPVARSGHSVVMANSVLILFGGEDAKRRKLNDLHMFDLKSLTWLPLHYTGAAPCPRFNHVASLHDDKILYIFGGSSKSRTLNDLYSLNFETMAWSRVKIQGFHPSPRAGCCGVLCGTKWYITGGGSKKKRDGETLIFDIVKSEWSVAFTAPPSSIITSRGFSLVYVQHKEKDFLVAFGGSRKDPTNQVEVLIMEKNELAQGRRSSLSKGYLSGRKSLSESLVQDSNFPPTNLSSLPKQFELDKEYNTDVKIDKNSDQGSFPQVADQRRNEVDYGNHGAKMNVEEKQLLLSEILNQQNQGFENIRLEGDDASFLDSNKFGSLSTSALYHYYESKMAALIRKNGILEGQLAASLANKEAAEKSLASAIKSRNEMETKLGEALKEMESLREKLGGLELAQEEANNLSSMVHSDNVRLEHDVAFLKAVLDDTQKELHSTRGVIAGERARAFQLQYEVFHLKQRLQSVENREPTPRKPFHLQ
- the LOC107464406 gene encoding pentatricopeptide repeat-containing protein At4g22760 isoform X2, whose amino-acid sequence is MVGTPKLTTLLKKCSTLKQAKEIHAHILINGLFHLEQLLIHHILLWNVTNYKTLARYVHVVLHRMRNPDSFSWGCMIRFFSQNGPFMEAISLYVQMQRIGLCPTSHAMSSALKSCAKTALLDLYSKIGDVGTARKLFDEMSDRNVVSWNSMLSGYLKAGNLGKAQEFFEEIPKKDVISWNSMVSGYAKSGDMDSAYSLFQQMPERNLASWNTMIGGFVVCGSIVSAREFFNAMPMRNNVSWITMIAGYSKSGDVESARKLFDKMNKKDLLLYNAMIACYAQNSRPKEALELFSEMIKPEIYVNPDKMTLASAISACSQLADLEYWCWIELHMSDFGIVLDDHLITALIDLYAKCGSIDRAYELFHGLKQRDLVAYSAMIYGCGINGRSSDAIKLYEQMLEDCIRPNLAIYTGLLTAYNHAGLVEEGYQCFNSMKENGVVPSLDHYGIMVDLLGRAGWLNEAYNLITNMSMQPNASVWGALLLACRVHNNVELGEIAVQHCIKLESDVAGYCSLLSSIYAAVGKWDDAKKFRMSEEGKITKVPGCSWKI